The genomic interval TGTAAAGCACCGGGCGGTCTACTCCTGGTACCTGCTGGGACAGCATGGCCCCAGCCATGGCCCTGTTTGAAGCATCAGTCAGCAGGACAAGAGGGAGAgtaaatgttgaaatatttaattagtAATTTATTCatcaattttatttgttgtgtgtTCATTCAGGAAGTCACCCTGGAGTTTGTCAATGTAAACTCAAATCTAACCTGAAGAAGAAgttccagtgtgtgtttgaggggaTCGCTAAAGCAGGAAACCCAACCCTTCTGAATCAGATCTACACAGatctctacatcacagagggagggACTGCAGAGGTCAATGATGAACATGAGGTCAGACAGATTGAAACCGCATCCAGGAAAACAGACAGACCAGAAACAACAATCAGACAGGaagacatctttaaagcctcaCCTGGAAGAGatgaaccaatcagaacagtgatGACAAAGGGAGTGGCTGGCATCGGGAAAACAGTCTTAAcacagaagttcactctggactgggctgaAGACAAAGCCAACCAGGACATACAGTTCACATTTCCATTCACTTTCAGAGAGCTGAATGTGCTGAAGGAGAAGAAGTACAGCTTGGTGGAACTTGTTCATCACTTCTTTACTGAAACCAAAGAAGCAGGAATCTGCAGGTTTGAAGAGTTCCAGGttgtgttcatctttgacggtcTGGATGAGTGTCGACTTCCTCTGGACTTCCACAACAAGGAGATCCTGACTGATGTTACAGAGTCCACCTCAGTGGATGTGCTGCTGACAAACCTCATCAGGGGGAAACTTCTTCCCTCTGCTCGCCTCTGGATAACCACACGACccgcagcagccaatcagatccctcctgagtgtgttgacatggtgacagaggtcagagggttcaCCGACtcccagaaggaggagtacttcaggaagaggttcagagatgaggagcaggcCAGTGCAATCATCTCCCACATCAAGCAATCACgaagcctccacatcatgtgccaCATCCcggtcttctgctggatcacgtCTACAGTTCTGGAGGAGGTGTTGAAGACAAAAGAGGGtggagagctgcccaagaccctgactgagaTGTACATCCACTTCCTGGTGGTTCAGTCCAAAGTGATGAACATCAAGTATGATGGAGGCGCTGAGACAGATCCACACTGGAGTCCAGAGAGCAGGAAGATGATCGAGTCTCTGGGAAAACTGGCTTTTGATCAGCTACAGAAAGGCAACCTGATCTTCTATGAGTCCGACCTGACAGAGTGTGGCATCGATATCAGAGCAGCCTCAGTGTACTCAGGAGTGTTCACACAGATCtttaaagaggagagaggactgtACCAGGACAAGGTGTTCTGCTTCGTCCATCTGAGTGTTCAGGAGTTTGTGGCTGCTCTTCATGTCCATCTGACATTCATCAACTCAGGTGTCAATCTGATGGCAGAAGGACAAACAACCTCCCAGAAGTCTGAGACACACTTCTACCAGAGTGCTGTGGACAAGGCCTTACAGAGTCCAAATGGACACCTGGACTTGTTCCTCCGCTTCCTCCTGGGTCTTTCACTGCAGACCAATCAGACTCTCCTACGAGGTCTGctgacacagacaggaagtagctCACAGACCAATCAGGAAACAGTCCAGTATATCAAGAAGAAGTTCCAGGAAAATATCTCTGCAGAGAGAAGCATCAATCTGTTCCACTGTCTGAatgaactgaatgatggttCTCTGGTGAAGGAGATCCAACAGTACCTGAGTTCAGGAAGTCTCTCCACATGTAAACTGTCTCCTGCTCAGTGGTCAGCTCTGGTCTTCATCTTACTGTCGTCAGATAAAGATCTGGATGTGTTTGACCTGAAGAAATACTATGATTCAGAGGAGGCTCTTCTGAGGCTGCTGCCAGTGGTCAAAGCCTCCAACAAAGCTCTGTAAGTACAGAGATACAAAAGTATTGGAACCATTCTAATTACTCTAATGTCTTTTCAGGAGAGAAAGATTGAAAACTTTTTTCATTCTTCCCTTATTGTCTTTTCAGATTGAGTGTTTGTAACCTCTCAGAGAAAAGCTGTGAAGCTCTGTCCTCACTTCTCAGCTCCCAGTCCTCcagtctgagagagctggacctgagtaacaacgacctgcaggattcaggagttaAGCTGCTGTCTTCTGGACtgaagagtccacactgtactCTGGAGACTCTCAGGTGAACCTGTGAATTACTTTCCATGGGCAATAACTAagttaaacagaaacacatagGGGATGACAGTAATAAACACACTACCTTCCAGTCTTTACTCAGATTATGTGACGTGTGTTATTTTGTGTTTGCAGGTTGTCAGGCTGTTTGATCACAAAAGAAGGCTGCACTTCTCTGGCTTCAGCtttgaagtccaacccctcccatctgagagagctggacctgagttaCAATCATCCAGGAGAGTCAGGAGTGAATCTTctgtctgctggactggaggatCCACTCTGGAGACTGGACACTCTGAGGTATGAAGAGACCTGCTGCAGCCACAGAAATTCAGTCCCAAAGGTCATGACTATAGGTGAGGGTTAGAACGTAGTTGGTGATCGAGAGCTCCTTCTTCACCACAACAGTTGGGTACAATGCCCGCACTGCTAATGCCACAATGAACCacctgtccatctcccgctccattttaccctcactggTGAACAAGACCCaaagatacttaaactcctttgCTTTAGGCAAAGACTCACTCCCCACATGGAGGAAGCAGTTTCCGGCAGAGCACCATGACCTCAGATTGGAGGTACCGATTCTCATCTGCctcacactcggctgcaaaccgccccagtgcgtgctgaaggtcacggtctgatgaagccaacagaaccacatcatctgcaaagagcagagacgcaattctgaggtccccaAACCGGACACTCTCCTCCCCCCGGCTGCACCTtgagatcctgtccatgaaaattACAAACAGGATCGTAACGAGGGACAACCCTGTTGGAGGCCAACACCCACCGGAAACGTGTTTGACTTTTTGCCGAGGCTGAACACAGCCTCAGCCAATCCCCGCTTTCCCTttctgagtcgtctaacggtttgccagaactttGAGACCAACTGAAAGTCCTTTGGGTGTGGAAGGAGTTCAGTTCAGTTATACAGCTTGACGACCTCCTTCATTGTTGGTGTCCACCAGCCGGTTTCTTAGGTTGCCGCCGCGACAGGCTGACAACCTTCCGACCACAACTCCTAGCAGCCACCTCCACAATGAAGGTTTTGAACATGGCCCACTCAGATTCCATGTCCCCATTCTCCTCGGGATGCACAAATAAATCATCCAGAGGTGGGAGCTGAAGATCAGGTCTGTCCGGcagcctccagctcctctcgtcacgcgagtgtccaaaacatacAGCCGCAGATCTGATGATACGGCCGCAAAATCGATCAGCGATCGTTGGCCTGGGGTGTTTtggtaccaagtacacttaTGAACCGCCCTATGCTCGAACATGGCATTTGTTATggccaatccatgactagcacagaagtccaacaacaaagcaCGACTTGGGTTCAGATCAGGCAGGCCGCTCCTCCCAATCACCCCCCTCCAGGTTTCTCCATCGCTGACCACGTGCGTGTTGAAGTCCCCCAGCAGAACTATAGAGTCCCCAGTTGGCGCCCTTTCCAGGACGCTACCCAGAGACTCCAAGAAGGCTGGGTACTCTGAGTTGCTGTTCGGTGCATAAGCACAAACAACCGTCAGAGACCTCCTCCCAACACGCAAAGGTCCCCGCTTTTGCCTGCCACTCAGCTCACAATGTAGCCGACCCCAATGCCTATCCCTGCGAGTGGTGGGCCCACAGGGCGGCGGCTCCATGTAGATTTTACGGGCTGTGCGCGCCTGAGCCCGATGGGTCAAGGCCTGGCCACCAGATGCACGCCAGTGAGCTCCCCTCCCAAGTCTGGCTCTAGAAAGAGGCCCCGGTTTCCCTTTTCCAGGCGAGGCGCTACATCTCCTTTTTGGTCTCTTCATAAAGGGTCTGTGAATCTCTTTTGGTCTGGCCCCTCTTCTGGGACCACTTTGCCTTGGGCGACCCTACCAGGAGCTGCTGCCACCCGACAGCACAGCTCCCAGGGTCACAGAGGCACGCATACCCCTCCACCACCTTGATTATTGTAGGGAAAGACGAACAAAAAACAGCAGTTGATCTTGTTCATGTTAGAACGATGTATCGTCCATGTTTCCATGCTGATGGAGGATTTTCTGTTctgacccccctcctcctcctttcaggGTGGAGCCTGCTGGAGTTCAATGGTTGACACCAGGTCTGAAGAAGTgtaagtgtgtttttaatttgattcatGAAAACAAAGCGGAAAACATTCAACCAACTGAAAAATGGGACATCACTGACTTCAAATGTCTGATGTCATAgattagggatgtccataattaaccgtttaaccgttaactgacattaagcattttaaccgattaacgctatcggttaaaacagttcaaagaaatattaataattaattaaaaagctgagcggctcagaggagcggctcgtctctttaaggagaaaagctggtccaccttaacagcccaccttaaaaGGCGGAGTCGGAGTTGCAGAATACAGGAAgacggctccggtctctccggctcgcttgagcggagcggaggagttgtagtttcgtagcatttatacaccgacaaataaactgtccacacactgctacacctacgctcacagctataacgccaccaacaacctcacactcaccgccaacacacacacacggtctgttggaaactcgctaaagttacgcagactacgtgtggcggcggcgagcacgaagcctccggcaatgctagagctgctaacgtagaacaaacacacacactttttgttggacactcgctaaagtaccgccgggcagacacacagctgacaacctgctaaactaaactaaatgtgcggtggagacttttgctgggaaagtggctgcatgtccgcgacactacacgcagcatcgtagctgctaagttaacgcccCCGGATGGTGAACTGGgttctcagttgtctgttgtgctcatacactgcagctggcgcgaggcacaaatcttgtcggttaacggttaagaaaatgtatcaaaatgagcatccctagtctGAGGTCATAGATTAATACCTGCTTGCTGTATTGtgtgtcttcttctctccatcAGATTCCTGTGAACTCACAATCGACATAAACACAGTGAACGGAAACGTCGCCTTCTTGTCAGACAGTTTGATAAGTGTGTTCCAGAAGCAGCCTTACCCCGATCACCCAGACAGATTTGATGAGTGTCCTCAGCTGCTGTGTAGTGACGGTCTGACTGGtcgctgttactgggaggtggagtggagtGGAGATGTTGATATAGCGCTGAGTTACAGAGGAATCAGACGGAGAGGAGACAGTAATGACTGTGTGTTCGGAGGTAACGATCACTCCTGGAGTCTGAGATGCTCTAACGGTCATTACTCCGCCTGCCACAACAACAGCAGGACCTCCATCGCCGCCTCTTTCACCTTTCTCTCCGATAGGGTAGCAGTGTATTTGGACTGTCCCGCTGGcactctgtccttctacagagtCTCCTCGGACTCACTGATCCACCTCCACACCTTCAGCGCCACGTTCACTGAACCTCTCTATCCCGGGTTCAGGCTCTCGTCCGAAGCGTTAGGACGCATGTCTGACGCTGTTATGTTCATGTCTGGCATGCAAAGTTCCtccgtgtctctgtgtcctccggagGGACAGTCTGTTCTTGGTAGAGAATCACAAACAACAGTTCTTCCTACCAACCTGATGTCTCAGTGGTTTTAAACCCAGCCATCTTGCTCAGGGAGGGAAGGAATCTCCCAGAAACGAGTCAGACTGGTAGCTCTGGTGAAGTGGTCCAAACATTTGTGACGTATTTATaaaaa from Sebastes fasciatus isolate fSebFas1 chromosome 10, fSebFas1.pri, whole genome shotgun sequence carries:
- the LOC141775809 gene encoding NACHT, LRR and PYD domains-containing protein 3-like isoform X2, producing the protein MDFILDFKPDRKTQARPGCPRPEPGPGPGPGPEPSCVSFRSDQSMDFILDFKHDRKVHVRPGSAGPGPEPSCVSLKSDNSKDFILDFKTGKKTHVRPGSAGPEPSCVSFKSDNSKDFILDFKPDKKIHVRPGSSGPGPEPSCVSLKSDDSKDFILDFKRRHPAGLKVDQESSEVPSGQSAQQHQTHLDSIFMLLEDNIVTFVKNELKKIQKVLSPDYPAWYLESPMEDDEVLEEDDEEQRKSSRDAFLNITLNFLRRLKQEELADRLQSRSHPGVCQCKLKSNLKKKFQCVFEGIAKAGNPTLLNQIYTDLYITEGGTAEVNDEHEVRQIETASRKTDRPETTIRQEDIFKASPGRDEPIRTVMTKGVAGIGKTVLTQKFTLDWAEDKANQDIQFTFPFTFRELNVLKEKKYSLVELVHHFFTETKEAGICRFEEFQVVFIFDGLDECRLPLDFHNKEILTDVTESTSVDVLLTNLIRGKLLPSARLWITTRPAAANQIPPECVDMVTEVRGFTDSQKEEYFRKRFRDEEQASAIISHIKQSRSLHIMCHIPVFCWITSTVLEEVLKTKEGGELPKTLTEMYIHFLVVQSKVMNIKYDGGAETDPHWSPESRKMIESLGKLAFDQLQKGNLIFYESDLTECGIDIRAASVYSGVFTQIFKEERGLYQDKVFCFVHLSVQEFVAALHVHLTFINSGVNLMAEGQTTSQKSETHFYQSAVDKALQSPNGHLDLFLRFLLGLSLQTNQTLLRGLLTQTGSSSQTNQETVQYIKKKFQENISAERSINLFHCLNELNDGSLVKEIQQYLSSGSLSTCKLSPAQWSALVFILLSSDKDLDVFDLKKYYDSEEALLRLLPVVKASNKALLSVCNLSEKSCEALSSLLSSQSSSLRELDLSNNDLQDSGVKLLSSGLKSPHCTLETLRLSGCLITKEGCTSLASALKSNPSHLRELDLSYNHPGESGVNLLSAGLEDPLWRLDTLRVEPAGVQWLTPGLKKYSCELTIDINTVNGNVAFLSDSLISVFQKQPYPDHPDRFDECPQLLCSDGLTGRCYWEVEWSGDVDIALSYRGIRRRGDSNDCVFGGNDHSWSLRCSNGHYSACHNNSRTSIAASFTFLSDRVAVYLDCPAGTLSFYRVSSDSLIHLHTFSATFTEPLYPGFRLSSEALGRMSDAVMFMSGMQSSSVSLCPPEGQSVLGRESQTTVLPTNLMSQWF
- the LOC141775809 gene encoding NACHT, LRR and PYD domains-containing protein 3-like isoform X1, producing the protein MDQREDGVPPSKTIQTEAQRIPLGPGSLEPGPGPGPGPGPGPGPGPGPVPGPGPGPEPSCVSFRSDQSMDFILDFKPDRKTQARPGCPRPEPGPGPGPGPEPSCVSFRSDQSMDFILDFKHDRKVHVRPGSAGPGPEPSCVSLKSDNSKDFILDFKTGKKTHVRPGSAGPEPSCVSFKSDNSKDFILDFKPDKKIHVRPGSSGPGPEPSCVSLKSDDSKDFILDFKRRHPAGLKVDQESSEVPSGQSAQQHQTHLDSIFMLLEDNIVTFVKNELKKIQKVLSPDYPAWYLESPMEDDEVLEEDDEEQRKSSRDAFLNITLNFLRRLKQEELADRLQSRSHPGVCQCKLKSNLKKKFQCVFEGIAKAGNPTLLNQIYTDLYITEGGTAEVNDEHEVRQIETASRKTDRPETTIRQEDIFKASPGRDEPIRTVMTKGVAGIGKTVLTQKFTLDWAEDKANQDIQFTFPFTFRELNVLKEKKYSLVELVHHFFTETKEAGICRFEEFQVVFIFDGLDECRLPLDFHNKEILTDVTESTSVDVLLTNLIRGKLLPSARLWITTRPAAANQIPPECVDMVTEVRGFTDSQKEEYFRKRFRDEEQASAIISHIKQSRSLHIMCHIPVFCWITSTVLEEVLKTKEGGELPKTLTEMYIHFLVVQSKVMNIKYDGGAETDPHWSPESRKMIESLGKLAFDQLQKGNLIFYESDLTECGIDIRAASVYSGVFTQIFKEERGLYQDKVFCFVHLSVQEFVAALHVHLTFINSGVNLMAEGQTTSQKSETHFYQSAVDKALQSPNGHLDLFLRFLLGLSLQTNQTLLRGLLTQTGSSSQTNQETVQYIKKKFQENISAERSINLFHCLNELNDGSLVKEIQQYLSSGSLSTCKLSPAQWSALVFILLSSDKDLDVFDLKKYYDSEEALLRLLPVVKASNKALLSVCNLSEKSCEALSSLLSSQSSSLRELDLSNNDLQDSGVKLLSSGLKSPHCTLETLRLSGCLITKEGCTSLASALKSNPSHLRELDLSYNHPGESGVNLLSAGLEDPLWRLDTLRVEPAGVQWLTPGLKKYSCELTIDINTVNGNVAFLSDSLISVFQKQPYPDHPDRFDECPQLLCSDGLTGRCYWEVEWSGDVDIALSYRGIRRRGDSNDCVFGGNDHSWSLRCSNGHYSACHNNSRTSIAASFTFLSDRVAVYLDCPAGTLSFYRVSSDSLIHLHTFSATFTEPLYPGFRLSSEALGRMSDAVMFMSGMQSSSVSLCPPEGQSVLGRESQTTVLPTNLMSQWF